A region from the Desulfitobacterium dehalogenans ATCC 51507 genome encodes:
- a CDS encoding C40 family peptidase — protein MDSSSKRGWIASVVLSGTLLVSSLPGTYVPGNAAELVTGSESILLRNASSFKAQMVSSTLLSDIIQVEKEDMILQPRLAATLAFSSEPIVADTDNQKESLQFSKAESEDTVTTPEEMTITALRDQVSKQAAAAPSQEISRGGSSKAEEIVSNAQRLIGIPYVFGGTTPNGFDCSGFTQYVFEGSEIDLPRTSYSQYEIGTAVKKDELQIGDLVFFSTYDSGASHVGIYIGGGSFIHASSTGIKTTGLSDSYYAGRYLGARRVF, from the coding sequence ATGGACTCTTCCTCTAAGAGGGGGTGGATTGCCAGTGTGGTGTTGTCCGGCACCTTATTGGTTAGCAGCCTCCCGGGAACCTATGTGCCGGGAAATGCTGCTGAGCTTGTTACAGGTTCAGAATCTATTCTCTTAAGGAATGCTTCATCGTTTAAGGCACAAATGGTCTCCAGTACATTACTATCCGATATCATCCAAGTAGAGAAAGAGGATATGATCCTGCAGCCTAGGCTAGCAGCGACCTTAGCTTTTTCTTCAGAGCCTATAGTAGCCGATACAGATAACCAAAAGGAATCACTGCAATTTTCAAAGGCGGAGAGTGAAGATACCGTCACGACACCTGAGGAAATGACGATAACGGCCTTAAGAGATCAGGTCTCGAAACAGGCCGCAGCGGCTCCCTCCCAGGAAATCTCTCGTGGCGGCAGTTCCAAAGCTGAGGAGATTGTCAGCAATGCCCAAAGACTTATCGGTATCCCCTATGTGTTTGGAGGAACTACTCCAAATGGTTTTGATTGTTCCGGCTTTACCCAATACGTCTTTGAGGGGTCGGAGATCGACTTGCCACGAACCTCATATTCACAATATGAAATTGGAACAGCCGTCAAGAAAGATGAGCTTCAGATTGGGGATTTGGTATTCTTCTCTACCTATGATAGCGGGGCATCTCATGTGGGAATCTACATAGGTGGTGGAAGCTTTATCCATGCCTCCAGCACCGGCATTAAGACCACAGGCTTATCGGATAGTTATTACGCCGGTCGTTACCTTGGAGCCAGGAGAGTTTTTTAA
- a CDS encoding GNAT family N-acetyltransferase produces the protein MKQTFPTHKGELIVEGPVTAESLSQLTLDDDLRAFRPPKRQKEALIEISQIPNGRIVIARIGTDVVGYVTFHPPDAFERWAEGPPELLELGAIEVSPKVRGLGVGKKLLEVAFLDPTMENHLVIATEYYWHWDLERTGLRVWEYREVMDRLMSSAGLLIRETDDDEICSHPANMLTARYGKNLSQKSIEHFERILFLNSDRG, from the coding sequence GTGAAACAGACCTTTCCGACCCATAAAGGGGAGCTTATTGTTGAAGGGCCGGTTACGGCGGAGAGCTTAAGCCAACTGACTTTAGACGATGATTTGCGGGCATTCCGCCCTCCGAAGCGCCAAAAAGAGGCCTTGATAGAAATCAGTCAAATTCCTAATGGCCGAATTGTTATTGCACGGATCGGGACCGATGTCGTGGGCTACGTGACCTTTCATCCTCCGGATGCTTTTGAACGATGGGCTGAGGGCCCTCCAGAACTCTTGGAATTAGGAGCAATTGAGGTTTCCCCAAAAGTTCGGGGTCTTGGAGTGGGAAAAAAACTGCTTGAAGTAGCTTTTTTAGATCCCACCATGGAGAATCATCTCGTCATAGCCACAGAATATTATTGGCACTGGGACCTGGAAAGGACAGGACTTCGGGTTTGGGAGTACCGTGAGGTGATGGATCGTCTTATGTCAAGCGCAGGTCTGCTCATAAGGGAGACAGATGACGACGAGATATGCTCCCATCCGGCCAATATGCTTACGGCACGCTATGGAAAAAACCTTTCTCAAAAGAGTATCGAGCATTTTGAAAGAATTTTGTTCTTGAATTCTGATCGGGGGTGA
- a CDS encoding sigma 54-interacting transcriptional regulator, whose amino-acid sequence MPMFLVYSLSQDIIGESKGLRQAIEGCRKAAKENDPVMFQGEVSTGKLLLAGFLHKESERSHQPLLIVDCIKDEDMIREILAPGFDINQLCPYEGGSIYFREVASLSLEEQNLLYRALERIEKKKFRIFLSSSQNIHLMRLEKAFDPDLYDYVSQWEISIPPLRLRKEDILPLVHHYIRVFNLELRKSIQGLTPQAEEVLLSYRWPGNVEELKQIINRAMHVANESHISQRHLSDNLGISKEDGFGHGVMPLERMEEILLRSALERYGFTLEGKKRAARALNISLATLYNKLKRYNLNP is encoded by the coding sequence ATGCCGATGTTTCTCGTTTATTCCTTAAGCCAAGATATCATCGGAGAGAGCAAAGGATTACGGCAGGCCATTGAGGGATGCCGAAAGGCGGCTAAAGAAAATGATCCGGTTATGTTTCAGGGTGAAGTCAGTACGGGTAAACTACTTTTAGCCGGTTTTCTGCATAAAGAGAGTGAACGCTCCCACCAGCCCTTGCTTATAGTGGATTGTATTAAAGACGAAGATATGATTCGCGAAATACTTGCTCCAGGTTTTGATATCAACCAACTATGTCCTTATGAGGGGGGAAGTATTTATTTTCGTGAAGTGGCGAGTCTCAGCCTTGAAGAGCAGAATCTGCTTTATAGAGCTCTTGAACGAATAGAGAAGAAAAAGTTTAGAATATTTCTTAGTTCATCACAAAATATTCATTTAATGAGATTGGAGAAAGCCTTTGATCCGGATTTATATGACTATGTCAGTCAGTGGGAGATTTCTATTCCACCCCTACGTCTAAGAAAAGAGGATATACTTCCCTTAGTCCATCATTATATCAGGGTATTTAATTTGGAATTGAGAAAGTCTATTCAAGGGCTAACACCGCAGGCCGAGGAAGTTCTCTTATCCTATCGCTGGCCGGGCAATGTAGAAGAATTAAAACAAATTATCAACAGAGCCATGCATGTAGCTAACGAATCCCATATCTCTCAGCGTCATCTTAGCGACAATTTGGGGATATCTAAAGAAGATGGGTTTGGCCATGGAGTGATGCCTTTAGAGCGAATGGAGGAAATTCTTTTACGAAGTGCTTTGGAGCGCTATGGATTTACACTGGAAGGAAAGAAAAGAGCGGCAAGAGCCCTTAACATTTCCTTAGCAACACTGTACAATAAGCTTAAGCGTTATAATCTTAATCCATAA
- a CDS encoding HD domain-containing protein has product MLEMNQDPLNPVINAVQGIYGRKDQAHDLEHALRVREWGKKIGIQESADLVIVELAAILHDIGRSGTLSRTHAESGSALAGGILQKCGYPENIIEAVKTAVLSHSREGYEPETLEAKILYDADKLDFVGPIGIARLFAWAGKEGKPFFGPDSCESFYRERISHYHKHLYTETARVLFEPLFLYSENFWSELEKMRLKKD; this is encoded by the coding sequence TTGCTGGAGATGAATCAAGACCCTTTAAACCCGGTAATTAACGCTGTGCAGGGGATTTACGGGCGTAAAGACCAAGCCCATGATCTGGAACATGCCCTTCGGGTCAGAGAATGGGGAAAGAAGATTGGAATACAGGAGAGTGCTGATCTAGTGATTGTGGAGCTGGCAGCTATTCTTCATGATATCGGCCGCTCCGGAACTTTATCGAGAACTCATGCTGAAAGCGGATCGGCTTTGGCAGGTGGAATACTTCAAAAATGCGGTTACCCTGAAAACATTATCGAAGCCGTTAAAACAGCCGTTCTTTCCCACTCACGGGAAGGTTATGAACCGGAAACTTTGGAAGCGAAGATTCTTTATGATGCCGATAAATTGGACTTTGTAGGCCCTATAGGTATAGCAAGGCTTTTTGCGTGGGCAGGAAAAGAAGGAAAACCCTTTTTTGGGCCGGATTCCTGTGAATCCTTTTACCGTGAAAGAATTAGTCACTATCATAAGCATCTCTATACCGAGACAGCCCGGGTACTTTTCGAGCCCCTCTTTTTGTATTCCGAGAATTTTTGGTCCGAATTAGAAAAAATGAGACTTAAAAAGGACTAA